A window from Streptomyces sp. NBC_00271 encodes these proteins:
- a CDS encoding RNA-guided endonuclease InsQ/TnpB family protein has product MANLRTDALHKLTTAVTAEFGSVVVEDLNVAGMLRNRHLARRIADAGFGEIRRQLTYKTLRNGCRVVAADRWFPSSKTCSGCGAVKAKLPLHVRAYECDACGLVIDRNDNAARNLAALAATTAPTGTGVAADQDTAKVSKPRGADHKTRTTRPRRTTGTGRAGGATLPHQRQTEARDRTQAQAPRLR; this is encoded by the coding sequence GTGGCGAACCTGCGCACCGACGCCCTGCACAAGCTCACCACTGCCGTGACCGCCGAGTTCGGCAGCGTCGTGGTCGAGGACCTCAACGTCGCCGGGATGCTCCGCAACCGGCACCTGGCCCGCCGGATCGCCGACGCCGGGTTCGGGGAGATCCGCCGTCAGCTCACCTACAAGACCCTCAGGAACGGCTGCCGCGTCGTGGCCGCCGACCGCTGGTTCCCCTCCTCCAAGACCTGTTCCGGGTGCGGCGCGGTGAAAGCCAAACTGCCGCTGCACGTGCGGGCCTACGAATGCGACGCCTGCGGCCTGGTCATCGACCGGAACGACAACGCGGCCCGCAACCTCGCCGCCCTCGCAGCAACAACAGCACCAACTGGTACCGGAGTGGCCGCAGACCAGGACACCGCCAAGGTGTCGAAGCCTCGTGGAGCCGACCACAAGACCCGCACCACCCGCCCCCGCCGCACGACGGGGACGGGGCGGGCAGGCGGCGCAACCCTGCCGCACCAGCGGCAGACAGAAGCGAGAGACCGTACTCAAGCCCAAGCCCCCAGGCTTCGGTGA
- a CDS encoding UvrD-helicase domain-containing protein, with the protein MAQGEPVTGSVTGTVELTTAQRRVVQEPAQCKALVTAGAGTGKTFTLVRRIEHLVSEGLAGGDLLVLTFSRAASAEIRDRLHLLGGRSRHVRVSTFDAWALSLLREAAHDENWHARSFDERIRAAIELVEDESRAPQSLDEVRHVVIDEVQDLVGDRRRLVQAFLEAYECGFTVVGDPAQAIYGFQVKDPEERAGETGRFFSWLRGRFAGELVECTLEENFRAACDEAACARPYEAAVRACTTRAQADAVHEQLRTELASRLDFGDLQVPYLRASLCEAEVSTGVLCATNGDALLISRWLADLGIDHRVRRGAEDHAVPAWVAQVVSRLPDAVSIPQDRFLEAWQALAHAPDPDQGRSAWQLLLRAAGDRTGRVVEPRRLREAVARGNLPDALVTPHEGGLLVSTFHRAKGLEFDRVLVVDPGPLEDEHEQVDADRCDAARALYVAMTRARHELYRLQPPEEHLARRRGFPLVRKVRGVQRWGHYGYNASWRLGLSLLGGDVHRGHPAGLEHVACDPRQIQEYLAAEVMPGDEVVWTRLDDVPAAHDSRTAPGYALVHDEQIVAVASEAFRRDLYRFMQQRPAHRPTAWPGRITGTRIDLVETVAGEDAAAVRAGLGPCGLWLAPRPMGIGRFHYDRKDDDA; encoded by the coding sequence GTGGCACAGGGCGAACCGGTGACCGGCTCCGTGACCGGCACGGTGGAACTCACGACGGCTCAGCGCCGCGTCGTCCAGGAGCCGGCGCAGTGCAAGGCGCTGGTCACCGCAGGCGCCGGAACCGGCAAGACCTTCACACTGGTCAGGCGGATCGAACACTTGGTCTCTGAAGGTCTCGCGGGCGGGGACCTCCTGGTGCTGACCTTCTCGCGCGCCGCCTCGGCCGAGATCCGCGACCGCCTGCACCTGTTGGGCGGCAGGTCCCGGCACGTGCGCGTGTCGACGTTCGACGCCTGGGCTCTGAGTCTGCTGCGTGAGGCCGCGCACGACGAGAACTGGCACGCCCGCTCCTTCGACGAACGGATCCGTGCGGCCATCGAACTCGTCGAGGACGAGAGCCGCGCACCGCAGTCGCTCGACGAGGTCCGACACGTCGTCATCGACGAGGTACAGGACCTGGTCGGTGATCGACGACGACTCGTTCAGGCCTTCCTGGAGGCCTACGAGTGCGGATTCACCGTGGTCGGCGACCCCGCCCAGGCCATCTACGGATTCCAGGTCAAGGATCCCGAGGAGCGGGCGGGCGAGACGGGCAGGTTCTTCTCCTGGCTGCGCGGGCGGTTCGCGGGCGAACTCGTGGAATGCACTCTCGAGGAGAATTTCCGTGCCGCTTGCGACGAGGCCGCCTGTGCCCGCCCCTACGAGGCCGCGGTGCGTGCCTGCACCACGCGTGCGCAGGCCGACGCGGTGCACGAGCAGCTGCGCACGGAGTTGGCCTCGAGGCTGGACTTCGGCGACCTGCAGGTTCCCTACCTGCGCGCCTCGCTGTGCGAGGCGGAGGTCAGCACCGGCGTCCTGTGCGCCACCAACGGCGACGCGCTGCTGATCTCGCGATGGTTGGCGGATCTGGGCATCGATCACCGTGTCCGCAGAGGTGCCGAGGACCACGCCGTGCCCGCGTGGGTGGCCCAGGTCGTGTCCCGGCTGCCGGACGCTGTCTCGATCCCTCAGGACCGGTTCCTCGAGGCCTGGCAGGCTCTGGCGCACGCACCCGATCCCGACCAGGGCCGCAGCGCGTGGCAGCTGCTCCTGCGGGCGGCGGGCGACCGCACCGGGCGCGTCGTCGAGCCGAGGCGGCTGCGTGAAGCCGTCGCCCGCGGGAATCTGCCGGACGCTCTCGTGACACCGCACGAGGGCGGGCTGCTCGTCTCCACGTTCCACCGGGCCAAGGGTCTGGAGTTCGATCGGGTGCTCGTCGTCGACCCGGGCCCGTTGGAGGACGAGCACGAGCAGGTGGACGCCGACCGCTGCGACGCCGCCCGGGCCCTCTACGTCGCGATGACCCGGGCCCGCCACGAGCTGTATCGCTTGCAGCCGCCCGAGGAACACCTCGCCCGTCGTCGTGGTTTCCCGCTGGTACGCAAGGTCAGGGGCGTGCAGCGGTGGGGACACTATGGCTACAACGCGAGCTGGCGATTGGGGCTCTCGTTGCTCGGTGGGGACGTCCATCGTGGCCATCCCGCAGGGCTCGAGCACGTCGCCTGCGACCCGCGGCAGATTCAGGAGTACCTGGCGGCCGAGGTGATGCCCGGCGACGAGGTGGTCTGGACGCGGCTGGACGACGTGCCCGCGGCCCATGACAGCCGAACGGCCCCCGGTTACGCCCTTGTGCACGACGAACAGATCGTCGCTGTCGCCTCCGAAGCCTTCCGCCGCGACCTCTACCGCTTCATGCAGCAACGGCCCGCGCATCGGCCGACGGCCTGGCCCGGCCGCATCACCGGAACGCGGATCGACCTCGTCGAGACCGTCGCCGGCGAGGACGCCGCGGCCGTCCGCGCCGGTCTGGGCCCCTGCGGGCTCTGGCTCGCACCGCGGCCGATGGGAATCGGCCGGTTCCACTACGACCGCAAGGACGACGACGCATGA
- a CDS encoding DEAD/DEAH box helicase, giving the protein MSDFELEADGVVKVVEELSQRVLNVYRADPGHVLEHANNERRITQGGYGERQIYELVQNGADENMERQPGVVSTIHVLLADKHLYCANTGTPMTPGGADTILRMAVSRKRTGKIGRFGVGVKSVLSVSDTPRFYSASGSFGFDKDWSARVIRETVPDLSRLDPTPVLRMAQPLDLEAERRRDERLDELMTWASTTVVLPLHDGAEDRLGRDIVNFPAHFMLFSPHVDRLVLEDTRTGHEVCREITQDTQGVEHRVVEQRDGAPRSNERWFVFSIDHEPSASAARTAGELHDRPVVTISWAVPDKGVPQRAKRGTFWAYFPTNYDTTLTGLLNAPWKTPEDRQNLTKSDFNEELVTRAAELVVDSIPDLYEEKDPGAFLTLLTARGREASQWGDEMLSQKVLQAAARRASLPDQDGILRLPGKLRLHPENLAPAWLEGWASHPGRPKNWCHHSVEGRDRRSRARDILDQAGVAASPLRNWLEALASDRSVEGAKCALLLAASIVETGNSAQAAEARSAKILLTEGGAFRSPSEGTVFRRHDGVRLAYDTTVYLHDAIGQDPETVRALRILGVEEANAAGRLRAAVTAGFDRYRNNDWEDFWTLTRTVERDEVVKVVKERHPAPETVLKVRTATGQFRLVRNCILAGPVVPADGLRDAAVLIDPAFHAADTEVLKALGAVDRPVPRMNPRSDPWFNDYSAVMYNQFCACLPPNSSRPRPSSVSLMGQDPAGPLHLLAELSAEGKAAFVRELPDPGLVPDWRCSRTSGQGGDLSVESPLIWMLRERGMLATSLGVRRPKAAVSPELEVDDRLLPVAEVAAAHARALRLPSKVQDVPPALWSELALRADSGTDIGFVGSAYAFLAGSGPSDNLGDGARLFRCRVGEDWALKQRESIAVTFEQDQFEVLLRERVPALLVPADVDAQLLVDRFAFRNPSDLLVEEIHSVPLTEPVPLTDVFPRLRQVLARGAAWKLAHCTELVRIVRAPEGRREQTLTETLDGLTVLLCGERDDESTLRAVDRLLGLRLGADGCRGLLRQQARDRDDKKMLKVRQETDPTRKLLLAIGEDRLTAELPPGLALADAQLRGRQVNGLRAAELLIAAHGEDILRVLAPALADAGFDVPRIWTGASPARRFVRTYGFPEAWAGDPQTPSSPKPYETVPGPRKPLKLHPYQDALVQRMYEHLAQGEEKRAMLQIPTGSGKTRIAAEAGVRALRDGLLDGPILWISQSQELAEQAIETWAYVWQTVGTDQPLRITRLWGGIPDAVPVVDGPQVVVAIDDTAVKRLPKEDYAWLRECSLAIVDEAHFAVPKTYTRILDALGIDQYRTSRHLIGLTATAFRGDSDDETRTLASRFGHKRLDFGVFDNDDAYGHLQALKVLAKVEHEELLGGSYTLTAQQVAETRSTNAMTLPAEVVSRLAQDVERTRRIVDRIEELPADWPILVFATSVEHAQVLAALLQDRGITAASIDGRTPPSIRRRRIAAFKDKKIRVLTNYKVLTQGFDAPAVRAVVVARPTFSPNTYIQMIGRGLRGELNGGKESCRILNVADNIENFGRGLAYTRMEHLWHRANR; this is encoded by the coding sequence ATGTCTGATTTCGAGCTCGAGGCGGACGGCGTCGTCAAGGTCGTCGAGGAACTGTCGCAACGGGTTCTCAACGTCTACCGGGCCGATCCCGGCCATGTCCTGGAGCACGCGAACAACGAGCGGCGCATCACACAGGGCGGCTACGGCGAACGTCAGATCTATGAGCTCGTCCAGAACGGCGCGGACGAGAACATGGAGCGCCAGCCCGGCGTCGTAAGCACAATCCATGTCCTTCTCGCCGACAAACACCTGTACTGCGCCAACACCGGCACACCGATGACCCCGGGCGGCGCCGACACGATCCTGCGCATGGCCGTGTCACGGAAACGGACCGGGAAGATCGGACGCTTCGGGGTCGGTGTCAAGTCGGTGCTGAGCGTGTCGGACACCCCTCGCTTCTACAGCGCGTCCGGCTCGTTCGGCTTCGACAAGGACTGGTCGGCCCGTGTCATCCGGGAAACGGTCCCCGACCTCTCCAGGCTGGATCCCACCCCGGTGCTGCGGATGGCGCAGCCACTGGACCTGGAGGCGGAGCGTCGGCGTGACGAGCGACTCGACGAGCTGATGACGTGGGCGTCGACGACGGTGGTGCTCCCACTGCACGACGGGGCCGAGGACCGGCTGGGGCGGGACATCGTCAACTTCCCTGCACATTTCATGCTCTTCTCGCCCCACGTGGACCGCCTGGTCCTGGAGGACACCCGTACCGGCCACGAGGTGTGCCGGGAGATCACACAGGACACGCAGGGCGTCGAGCACCGTGTCGTGGAGCAGCGCGACGGTGCTCCACGCAGCAATGAGCGCTGGTTCGTCTTCAGCATCGACCACGAACCCAGTGCGAGCGCCGCACGGACGGCGGGAGAGCTGCACGATCGGCCTGTCGTCACCATCTCCTGGGCTGTCCCCGACAAGGGTGTCCCGCAGCGCGCGAAGCGTGGCACGTTCTGGGCCTACTTCCCGACCAACTACGACACGACTTTGACCGGCCTTCTCAACGCGCCGTGGAAGACCCCCGAGGATCGCCAGAATCTGACCAAGAGCGATTTCAACGAGGAGTTGGTGACCAGGGCCGCGGAGCTCGTGGTCGACTCGATCCCCGATCTGTACGAGGAGAAGGACCCGGGGGCCTTCCTGACCCTGCTCACGGCGCGTGGTCGCGAGGCCTCCCAGTGGGGCGACGAGATGCTCAGCCAAAAGGTGCTGCAGGCGGCCGCCCGTCGGGCCTCCCTGCCGGACCAGGACGGGATTCTCCGACTCCCCGGAAAGCTGCGGCTGCATCCGGAGAATCTCGCACCGGCCTGGCTCGAAGGGTGGGCGTCCCACCCGGGGCGTCCCAAGAACTGGTGCCACCACAGTGTGGAGGGTCGCGACAGGCGATCGAGGGCGAGGGACATCCTCGACCAGGCTGGCGTCGCTGCGTCCCCGCTGCGCAATTGGCTGGAGGCACTGGCCTCGGACCGCAGTGTGGAAGGTGCCAAGTGCGCGCTGCTGCTGGCGGCGTCTATCGTCGAGACCGGCAATTCGGCTCAGGCGGCCGAAGCGCGAAGCGCGAAGATCCTGCTCACCGAAGGCGGCGCCTTCCGTTCCCCTTCCGAGGGCACGGTGTTTCGTCGGCACGACGGCGTGCGGCTCGCCTACGACACGACGGTGTACCTGCACGACGCCATCGGACAGGACCCCGAGACAGTCCGCGCGTTGCGGATCCTGGGGGTGGAGGAGGCCAACGCGGCCGGACGTCTGCGGGCCGCCGTCACCGCGGGCTTCGACCGGTATCGGAACAACGACTGGGAGGACTTCTGGACGCTGACACGCACCGTCGAGCGCGACGAGGTGGTCAAGGTCGTCAAGGAGCGCCACCCCGCACCGGAGACGGTGCTCAAGGTGCGCACCGCCACCGGCCAGTTCCGCCTCGTGCGCAACTGCATCCTGGCGGGACCCGTCGTGCCCGCGGACGGACTGCGCGACGCCGCGGTCCTGATCGACCCGGCCTTCCACGCGGCCGACACGGAAGTGCTCAAGGCGCTCGGCGCGGTGGATCGTCCGGTGCCCCGGATGAACCCTCGCTCGGATCCCTGGTTCAACGACTACAGCGCTGTCATGTACAACCAGTTCTGCGCGTGTCTTCCACCCAACAGTTCCCGTCCTCGGCCGTCCTCCGTGAGCCTGATGGGTCAGGACCCTGCCGGGCCTCTGCACCTCCTGGCGGAGCTGTCCGCGGAAGGCAAGGCCGCCTTCGTACGAGAGCTGCCCGACCCTGGGCTCGTGCCCGACTGGCGATGTTCCCGAACCTCCGGTCAGGGGGGCGACCTGAGCGTCGAGTCGCCTTTGATCTGGATGCTCCGCGAGCGGGGCATGCTGGCCACCTCTCTTGGTGTGAGGCGGCCGAAGGCCGCAGTGAGTCCCGAGCTGGAGGTGGACGACAGGCTCCTGCCCGTCGCCGAGGTTGCTGCAGCCCACGCACGTGCGCTGCGGCTGCCCTCCAAGGTCCAGGACGTGCCCCCTGCCTTGTGGAGCGAACTGGCTCTGCGCGCGGACTCGGGGACCGACATCGGATTCGTCGGAAGCGCCTACGCGTTTCTCGCAGGCTCCGGCCCCTCGGACAACCTCGGAGACGGGGCACGCCTGTTCCGTTGCAGGGTGGGCGAGGACTGGGCGCTGAAGCAGCGCGAGAGCATCGCCGTCACGTTCGAGCAGGACCAGTTCGAGGTCCTGCTGCGTGAGCGTGTGCCGGCGCTCCTCGTCCCCGCTGACGTGGACGCGCAACTCCTGGTCGACCGGTTCGCTTTCCGGAACCCGTCCGATCTTCTGGTGGAGGAGATCCACTCCGTGCCGCTCACGGAACCGGTTCCTCTGACGGACGTCTTCCCTCGGCTGCGTCAGGTGCTTGCTCGGGGAGCGGCCTGGAAACTGGCGCACTGCACCGAGTTGGTCAGGATCGTCCGTGCCCCGGAGGGCAGACGAGAGCAGACACTGACCGAGACGCTCGACGGACTCACGGTGCTGCTGTGCGGGGAGCGCGACGACGAGTCGACCCTGCGGGCCGTCGATCGGCTCCTCGGGCTGCGGCTGGGAGCCGACGGATGCCGCGGCCTCCTGCGCCAGCAGGCGCGGGACCGGGACGACAAGAAGATGCTGAAGGTCCGCCAGGAGACCGATCCGACCAGAAAGCTGCTCCTGGCCATCGGCGAGGACCGGCTGACGGCCGAGCTGCCGCCGGGGCTGGCGCTGGCCGACGCACAGCTGCGCGGGCGACAGGTCAACGGCCTGCGAGCGGCCGAACTGCTGATCGCCGCTCACGGGGAGGACATCCTGCGCGTCCTGGCACCGGCGCTCGCCGACGCGGGCTTCGACGTGCCGCGGATCTGGACCGGCGCTTCGCCGGCACGACGCTTCGTGCGCACCTACGGCTTCCCGGAAGCGTGGGCCGGCGACCCGCAGACCCCCAGCAGCCCCAAGCCGTACGAGACGGTCCCGGGACCGCGAAAGCCGCTGAAGCTCCACCCTTACCAGGATGCGCTCGTGCAGCGGATGTACGAGCACCTCGCCCAGGGCGAGGAGAAGCGGGCCATGCTGCAGATCCCCACCGGGTCGGGCAAGACGCGGATCGCCGCCGAGGCCGGTGTCCGCGCGCTGCGCGACGGCCTGCTCGACGGCCCGATCCTGTGGATCTCCCAGAGCCAGGAGCTGGCCGAACAGGCCATCGAGACCTGGGCCTACGTCTGGCAGACCGTGGGAACGGACCAGCCGCTGCGCATCACCCGTCTGTGGGGCGGCATCCCGGACGCCGTTCCCGTCGTCGACGGGCCGCAGGTGGTGGTCGCCATCGACGACACGGCCGTCAAACGACTCCCGAAGGAGGACTACGCCTGGCTGCGTGAATGCTCCCTCGCCATCGTCGACGAGGCTCACTTCGCCGTGCCGAAGACTTACACACGGATCCTGGACGCTCTGGGCATCGACCAGTACCGGACCTCGCGCCACCTGATCGGTCTGACGGCCACCGCCTTCCGCGGGGACAGCGACGACGAGACGCGGACCCTGGCCTCCCGTTTCGGGCACAAGCGTCTCGACTTCGGGGTGTTCGACAACGACGACGCCTACGGGCACCTTCAGGCGTTGAAGGTCCTGGCCAAGGTCGAGCACGAGGAACTCCTCGGCGGCTCGTACACGCTGACGGCCCAGCAGGTGGCCGAGACGCGCAGCACGAACGCGATGACGCTGCCGGCCGAGGTCGTCAGTCGCCTCGCCCAGGACGTCGAACGCACCCGGCGCATCGTGGACCGGATCGAGGAACTGCCCGCCGACTGGCCGATCCTGGTCTTCGCCACCTCGGTGGAGCACGCCCAGGTCCTTGCCGCACTGCTGCAGGATCGCGGCATCACGGCGGCCTCGATCGACGGGAGGACGCCGCCGAGCATCAGGCGGCGCCGCATCGCCGCGTTCAAGGACAAGAAGATCCGAGTCCTGACCAACTACAAGGTGCTGACGCAGGGGTTCGACGCCCCTGCCGTGCGTGCCGTCGTGGTCGCCCGCCCCACGTTCAGCCCCAACACCTACATCCAGATGATCGGCCGGGGTCTGCGCGGCGAGCTCAACGGGGGCAAGGAGTCCTGCCGGATCCTCAACGTGGCCGACAACATCGAGAACTTCGGTCGTGGACTTGCCTACACACGCATGGAGCATCTGTGGCACAGGGCGAACCGGTGA
- a CDS encoding DNA helicase, producing the protein MTDDHTQHYRLRGQLAQQLKSDLLGPHGEHHQDVEILDDWPVTTYSTGVLFPRVVDPAQQEHPEPDPDAAVQDLDDADSTVTVDETPDGGIVLARVARPSATGLTFAVDPARSPHVLVHAFAAVYDPVDAAGEPAAPERAEQRSTRQPEVRWRRRPLQLTVTPVDVLDPPRKAVELAEGLSLHLRVRPPRGPRGTISVTATLMNTHTVEQQEIKDPRCFFQVGLRITVPDGVPALVERPTVRDLDDESRLALLLHRHAPTFAVGHGCAANWSWSPSPVDRPERHTAPAGIACVWTEHVPVSEVLLSDSNSSVPVELLGMQHLAQAPKHELIGSLRTFVALYEEWIMERSADADLLREGIYGDPAYLRLAEEQLEHCRTARQRMSAGVDLLERDPDALEAFRLANRVMAVQRGRGQWIKRERAGAPSPEGAWRPFQLGFVLLCLNGTVDAAHPDRAVADLLWFPTGGGKTEAYLGLIAFTVFHRRLRHGAAGAGVSVLMRYTLRLLTLQQFERAALLICAMERVRAQQPERLGQEQISIGMWVGKAATPNRLKNADKALKKLARGEKLQEENPVQLKNCPWCGTPLLVRNHTVDLAAKRMVIQCDDRACDFSAGLPVHVVDTELYRVRPTLVIATADKFARIAWREDVAALFNRDEDRLWQKTPPPELVIQDELHLISGPLGTLAGLYEAAVDIACAQPKIIASTATIRRAQEQGQALFGRGVAQFPPSGLDARDSWFAVQAPAVSRPSRLYVGLLAPGLSQATLLIRAYASLLHNAQHLPCPDEEVRDAYWTLVGYFNSLRLLGAAELQVNADVNERLRTLAARDGVEPRQVLPTEITSRVPSSDLPALLGALGRSLQTGSALDVPLATNIISVGVDFDRLGLMAVTGQPQTTAEYIQATSRVGRAHPGLVVTLFNAARSRDLSHYENFVSYHSALYRQVESTSVTPFAARARDKALHAAFLGLARLLHPEIRDNTDAKNVNEFASQLNSTREQLVERIRRVSPAEADHADAEIRVFVDQWRQLVETNEKLEYEAAFTFKANPRRRPDLALLRTHEDHDLTKARPTLWSLRDVDVESHLYLES; encoded by the coding sequence ATGACGGACGATCACACGCAGCACTACCGGCTGCGTGGACAGTTGGCCCAGCAACTGAAGTCGGACCTGCTGGGCCCCCACGGCGAGCACCACCAGGACGTCGAGATCCTCGACGACTGGCCCGTCACCACCTACTCCACGGGGGTGCTGTTTCCCCGCGTCGTGGACCCGGCGCAGCAAGAGCACCCCGAACCGGACCCGGACGCCGCGGTGCAGGACCTCGACGACGCCGACTCCACCGTGACGGTGGACGAGACCCCCGACGGGGGCATCGTGCTCGCCAGGGTCGCCCGCCCCTCGGCGACCGGCCTCACCTTCGCCGTCGACCCCGCGCGCAGCCCTCACGTACTGGTGCACGCGTTCGCCGCCGTGTACGACCCGGTGGACGCCGCAGGCGAACCGGCCGCGCCCGAGCGAGCCGAACAGCGCAGCACCCGGCAACCCGAGGTGCGCTGGCGCCGCCGTCCCCTGCAGCTCACCGTCACGCCGGTGGATGTCCTGGACCCGCCCCGCAAGGCTGTGGAACTCGCCGAGGGCCTGTCCCTGCATCTGCGGGTCCGTCCCCCTCGCGGACCCCGCGGCACGATCTCCGTGACCGCCACCTTGATGAACACCCACACCGTGGAGCAGCAGGAGATCAAGGATCCCAGGTGCTTCTTCCAGGTGGGACTGCGGATCACGGTCCCGGACGGAGTCCCGGCACTCGTCGAGCGGCCCACGGTCCGCGATCTCGACGACGAGAGCCGGCTCGCCCTGCTCCTGCATCGTCATGCCCCGACCTTCGCCGTCGGCCACGGCTGTGCCGCGAACTGGTCCTGGTCCCCCTCACCGGTCGATCGACCCGAGCGGCACACCGCGCCCGCGGGAATCGCCTGCGTGTGGACCGAGCACGTCCCCGTGAGCGAGGTCCTCCTGTCCGACTCCAACTCCTCCGTCCCCGTGGAACTCCTGGGAATGCAGCACCTCGCCCAGGCCCCGAAGCACGAGCTGATCGGTTCTCTTCGCACCTTCGTCGCCCTGTACGAAGAGTGGATCATGGAGCGGAGCGCGGACGCGGATCTCCTGCGCGAGGGAATCTACGGCGATCCCGCCTATCTGCGCCTTGCGGAGGAGCAGCTGGAGCACTGCCGCACCGCACGGCAGCGCATGAGCGCGGGAGTCGACCTCCTGGAACGCGATCCCGATGCGTTGGAGGCGTTTCGGCTGGCCAACCGTGTCATGGCGGTGCAGCGCGGCAGAGGCCAGTGGATCAAACGGGAGCGGGCCGGTGCGCCCTCGCCCGAAGGCGCGTGGAGGCCGTTCCAGCTCGGGTTCGTGCTGCTGTGCCTGAACGGCACCGTGGACGCGGCCCATCCCGACCGGGCCGTCGCCGACCTGCTGTGGTTCCCCACCGGTGGCGGCAAGACGGAGGCCTACCTCGGGTTGATCGCCTTCACCGTCTTCCATCGCCGTCTGCGCCACGGCGCGGCCGGGGCCGGGGTGAGCGTGCTCATGCGCTACACCCTGCGTCTGCTGACCCTGCAGCAGTTCGAACGTGCGGCCCTTCTGATCTGCGCGATGGAGCGCGTGCGGGCCCAGCAACCCGAGCGGCTGGGGCAGGAACAGATCTCCATCGGCATGTGGGTGGGCAAGGCCGCAACACCCAACAGGCTCAAGAACGCCGACAAGGCACTGAAGAAGCTGGCGCGAGGCGAGAAGCTCCAGGAGGAAAACCCCGTCCAGCTCAAGAACTGCCCCTGGTGCGGCACTCCTTTGCTGGTCCGCAACCATACGGTCGACCTGGCCGCAAAGCGCATGGTCATACAGTGCGACGACCGGGCATGCGACTTCTCCGCCGGGCTGCCCGTGCACGTCGTGGACACGGAGCTCTACCGGGTGCGCCCCACGCTCGTGATCGCCACCGCCGACAAGTTCGCCCGCATCGCCTGGCGCGAGGACGTCGCGGCCCTATTCAACCGAGACGAGGACCGGCTCTGGCAGAAGACTCCACCGCCCGAGCTCGTCATCCAGGACGAACTGCACCTGATCTCCGGCCCGCTGGGAACTCTCGCCGGTCTCTACGAGGCGGCCGTGGACATCGCATGCGCCCAACCGAAGATCATCGCCTCCACCGCGACGATCCGCCGCGCCCAGGAGCAAGGACAGGCCCTTTTCGGCAGGGGCGTGGCGCAGTTCCCGCCGTCCGGCCTGGACGCCCGCGATTCGTGGTTCGCCGTCCAGGCACCCGCGGTAAGCAGGCCCTCGCGTCTCTATGTCGGCCTTCTCGCGCCCGGGCTCTCCCAAGCGACCCTCCTCATCCGCGCCTACGCGTCCCTGCTCCACAACGCCCAGCACCTGCCGTGCCCGGACGAGGAGGTACGAGACGCCTACTGGACGCTGGTGGGGTACTTCAATAGCCTGCGCCTGCTCGGCGCCGCCGAGCTGCAGGTCAACGCCGACGTCAACGAACGGCTGCGGACGCTCGCCGCGCGTGACGGGGTGGAGCCCCGGCAGGTCCTGCCGACCGAGATCACCAGCCGCGTTCCCTCCAGCGACCTTCCCGCACTGCTCGGCGCCCTCGGGCGATCCCTGCAAACCGGATCGGCGTTGGACGTGCCGTTGGCGACCAACATCATCTCCGTCGGTGTCGACTTCGACCGCCTGGGCCTGATGGCCGTGACGGGGCAGCCGCAGACCACTGCCGAGTACATCCAGGCCACCAGTCGTGTCGGTCGTGCCCACCCCGGTCTCGTCGTCACCCTGTTCAACGCGGCACGATCCAGGGACCTGTCCCACTACGAGAACTTCGTCAGCTACCACTCGGCCCTCTACCGACAGGTCGAGTCGACCAGCGTGACGCCGTTCGCCGCCCGCGCCCGCGACAAGGCCCTGCATGCCGCCTTCCTCGGACTCGCCCGCCTCCTGCATCCGGAGATCCGGGACAACACGGACGCCAAGAACGTGAACGAATTCGCCTCCCAACTGAACTCGACCCGCGAGCAGTTGGTCGAACGCATCCGCCGCGTCTCGCCTGCCGAGGCCGACCACGCGGATGCGGAGATCCGCGTCTTCGTCGACCAGTGGCGTCAACTCGTCGAGACCAACGAAAAGCTGGAGTACGAGGCCGCCTTCACGTTCAAGGCCAACCCCCGCCGCCGGCCGGACCTCGCCCTGCTGCGCACCCACGAGGACCACGACCTCACCAAAGCCCGTCCCACCCTGTGGAGCCTGCGCGACGTCGATGTCGAGTCCCACCTGTACCTGGAGAGCTGA